One genomic segment of Chelonia mydas isolate rCheMyd1 chromosome 1, rCheMyd1.pri.v2, whole genome shotgun sequence includes these proteins:
- the CENPJ gene encoding centromere protein J isoform X1 — protein sequence MLHVSNCCSISEDSMHEEQILESGSPGGLQLNTTETTFPVAAFHLVKKKPMLTLKDAPALWKAPKTDTVCDEVDDQNEADYSDPLLQKLEQLKEIQHKKQEQLKKQQMEQLQRLMEEQKKLLIMVSGHQGLPGESTWCPKQKMENSVGGEDSDADHLCSRNVDLSGSPNGRKCLQAANIEERPIKAGIQERKQTFEEFLEEQIRLEDRRLKQKEEQEEVGRSTFQKLQTKRPFLKRGEGLIRFTNAKSKVTKYKESKLMTQQTTLEDRNIVKADRPQIQRKTAPLSKEQVSENFAVQSKKCNRPAKITNDSVFPVQKAIVLKNHNGKNISPPTATLQTEKNLDGQFKDSFGSEINSKFENKENIMDFARPTDKFSDREKPQLSTAFSLSKCSTSYPVKDSEHSFELSFQNKLENWEKEKEKEDIELDEFLFLEQAADEVSFSSNSSFVQRFLDRDQQISKGRRMSSTPVKAMPQQMNALDIINRNKKAEIILQGNKNDRAVTHTVLDLRASIRLRDQFNKTDSKIFQTSSTAASPTFRSTEWNVNEDKDDGSSVITTESEEELETTIKCSNEDAKKFILSIREDNPAFCDCTGPVKDLSKESKSRDVDLDLSDKDYSSDESNVLPNQSNSKVSESQRSVSCTNRNKVEFDDERTWTDLEENEIQHEVPQNDTIKVPPQTDYYNKSEMAAPDKTIKRKVASIKKGDDLPKQSVTDGDASAPPTSDLMMKLFPSLKPKQKPGCHARHETKSNVGQEEPGGDIVRSRVLREKLVELETEIERFRAENASLTKLREERESSLENLRREIADFEQQKTKELARIEEVKKEEMRKLQKDRKVFEKYSTAARAMPDKKERDEIQALKQQLADLQEDLKRREAKWSSTHGRLRNQIETLTKENTELREEIKIMERFRLEVWKKAEAAESNRKAESSGMNLKKAESISPSTRIQKKKFLSPVPQIEKSSKMNGKGYSPVKGKPSRRPKSAPVSDESNFDKTVMTLEDSSRTFMIDMSPTETCVPLESPFLVSTGSKEIQGEVNYPDGKVEKVLKNGCHLIFFPNGTRKEMSSDGKTITVTFFNGDVKQVMPDQRVIYYYADAQTTHTTYPDGLEVLHFSNGQIEKHYPDGRKEITFPDQTIKNLFMDGGEESIFPDGTIVRVQRDGSKTIEFNNGQRELHTPQFKRREYPDGTVKTVYANGHQETKYVCGRVRVKDKDGNVIMDTKL from the exons ATGCTGCATGTTTCAAACTGCTGTTCTATAAGTGAAGACTCCATGCATGAAGAACAAATCTTGGAGTCTGGCAGCCCAGGTGGACTTCAGTTAAATACAACTGAAACAACTTTTCCAGTTGCAGCATTTCATTTGGTCAAGAAAAAACCCATGTTAACACTTAAAGATGCTCCAGCTCTGTGGAAAGCCCCTAAAACTGACACTGTATGTGATGAGGTGGATGATCAGAATGAAGCAGATTACAGTGATCCACTTCTACAAAAGCTTGAACag CTAAAAGAAATACAACATAAGAAACAAGAACAGCTGAAGAAGCAACAGATGGAACAACTTCAAAGGCTTATGGAAGAGCAAAAGAAACTACTTATCATGGTATCTGGCCATCAAGGACTTCCTG GAGAAAGCACTTGGTGTCCAAAACAAAAGATGGAAAACTCTGTTGGAGGTGAAGACAGTGACGCTGATCATTTATGTTCAAGAAATGTAGATTTGTCTGGAAGTCCCAATGGAAGAAAATGCTTACAAGCAGCTAACATAGAGGAAAG GCCTATTaaagctgggattcaggagaggaAACAGACGTTTGAAGAATTCCTTGAAGAACAGATACGATTAGAAGACCGGCGCCTGAAGCAAAAAGAGGAGCAAGAG gaagTAGGAAGGTCAACCTTTCAGAAACTACAGACAAAACGACCCTTTCTGAAACGGGGAGAAGGCTTAATTAGGTTCACTAATGCCAAATCTAAAGTAACTAAGTATAAAGAAAGCAAACTGATGACTCAGCAAactactttggaggacagaaacATTGTTAAAGCGGACAGACCACAAATACAGCGGAAAACTGCACCTTTAAGCAAGGAACAGGTTTCTGAGAATTTTGCTGTGCAGTCTAAAAAATGTAACCGACCTGCTAAAATAACAAATGATTCTGTCTTCCCTGTTCAGAAGGCCATAGTACTCAAGAATcataatggaaaaaatatatcGCCACCAACAGCGACACTGCAGACTGAGAAGAATCTTGATGGGCAGTTCAAAGATTCTTTCGGATCAGAAATCAACAGcaaatttgaaaataaggaaaacataATGGATTTTGCCAGGCCTACTGACAAATTTTCAGATAGAGAAAAGCCTCAGCTGTCCACAGCTTTTTCTCTTTCCAAATGTTCTACAAGTTACCCTGTAAAAGATTCAGAACATTCTTTTGAACTTTCATTCCAAAATAAGTTGGAaaactgggaaaaagaaaaggaaaaagaggacaTAGAATTAGATGAATTTTTGTTTCTAGAACAGGCTGCTGATGAAGTATCTTTCTCGAGTAATTCCTCATTTGTACAAAGGTTCTTGGATCGAGATCAGCAAATTTCAAAAGGCCGTAGAATGTCTTCTACCCCTGTCAAAGCAATGCCACAGCAGATGAATGCACTAGATattataaatagaaataaaaaagcagaaattatcttacaaggaaataaaaatgacagAGCAGTTACACATACAGTCTTGGATTTGAGGGCATCTATTAGACTAAGGGATCAATTCAATAAAACAGATAGTAAAATATTTCAGACTTCTTCCACTGCGGCATCTCCAACTTTCAGAAGTACTGAATGGAATGTAAATGAAGATAAGGATGATGGAAGCAGTGTCATTACTACAGAGTCTGAGGAGGAACTTGAGACTACCATAAAATGTTCAAATGAGGATGCTAAAAAGTTCATTTTGAGTATCAGAGAAGATAATCCAGCATTCTGTGATTGCACAGGACCTGTCAAAGACCTCAGCAAAGAAAGCAAAAGTAGGGATGTTGATCTTGACTTATCAGACAAAGATTATAGTAGTGATGAATCCAATGTGCTACCAAATCAGAGTAATAGCAAAGTGTCTGAATCTCAAAGAAGTGTTTCATGTACAAATAGGAATAAGGTTGAGTTTGATGATGAAAGAACATGGACTGACCTTGAAGAAAATGAGATTCAGCATGAAGTACCCCAAAATGATACCATTAAAGTACCTCCACAAACTGACTATTACAATAAAAGTGAAATGGCTGCcccagataaaacaataaagagGAAGGTTGCTTCAATAAAGAAGGGAGATGATTTGCCCAAACAGAGTGTGACAGATGGTGATGCAAGTGCACCTCCCACATCAGACCTCATGATGAAACTCTTTCCTTCCCTGAAACCTAAACAGAAGCCAGGCTGTCATGCAAGGCATGAAACCAAATCAAATGTGGGACAAGAAGAACCAGGAG GAGACATTGTTCGATCCCGGGTACTAAGAGAGAAGCTTGTTGAATTGGAAACAGAAATTGAAAGATTCAGAGCTGAAAATGCATCTCTAACAAAACTCCGTGAAGAACGAGAGAGCTCCTTAGAAAATCTCAG GAGAGAAATAGCAGACTTTGAacagcagaaaacaaaagaaTTGGCTCGGATAGAAGAagttaaaaaagaagaaatgagAAAACTGCAAAAAGACCGtaaagtttttgaaaaatattccaCAGCAGCTAGAGCGATGCCAGATAAAAAGGAGCGTGATGAAATTCAG gCTTTAAAACAGCAGCTTGCAGATTTGCAGGAAGACTTAAAGCGAAGAGAAGCAAAATGGTCGTCTACTCATGGTCGCCTTAGAAACCAGATAGAAACCTTAACAAAGGAGAACACAGAGTTAAGAGAAGAGATCAAAATCATGGAAAGATTTCGTCTAGAAGTTTGGAAGAAAGCAGAAGCTGCTGAAAGTAACAGGAAGGCTGAAAGTTCTGGAATGAATTTGAAGAAAGCAGAATCTATA AGTCCATCAACTAgaattcaaaaaaaaaagtttctgtctCCAGTTCCTCAAATAGAAAAGAGTAGCAAGATGAATGGCAAAGGTTATTCACCAGTAAAAG GAAAGCCTTCTAGAAGACCTAAATCAGCACCTGTTAGTGATGAGAGTAACTTTGACAAGACAGTGATGACACTAGAAGATTCCTCTAGGACTTTTATGATA GACATGTCCCCTACTGAAACGTGTGTGCCATTAGAGTCCCCTTTTCTTGTGTCTACAGGTAGTAAAGAAATACAGGGAGAAGTTAACTATCCTGATGGAAAG GttgaaaaggttttaaaaaatggctgtCATCTTATATTTTTCCCTAATGGAACACGGAAAGAAATGAGTTCGGATGGAAAGACCATAACTGTAACATTCTTTAATGGGGATGTGAAACAAGTTATGCCTGATCAAAGAGTG ATTTACTATTATGCAGATGCCCAGACAACTCATACTACATACCCTGATGGGTTAGAAGTCTTACATTTCTCAAATGGACAAATAG AGAAGCATTACCCTGATGGAAGGAAAGAAATTACATTTCCTGACCAAACTATTAAGAATTTATTTAtggatgggggagaggaaagcATTTTTCCAGATGGCACTATTGTTCGTGTGCAGAG AGATGGAAGCAAAACTATAGAATTTAACAATGGCCAGAGAGAGCTGCATACGCCACAGTTCAAGAGACGTGAATATCCAGATGGCACTGTCAAGACTGTGTATGCGAATGGACACCAGGAAACAAAATATGTCTGTGGGAGAGTAAGAGTTAAGGACAAGGATGGTAATGTTATAATGGACACTAAGTTATAA
- the CENPJ gene encoding centromere protein J isoform X7: MTQQTTLEDRNIVKADRPQIQRKTAPLSKEQVSENFAVQSKKCNRPAKITNDSVFPVQKAIVLKNHNGKNISPPTATLQTEKNLDGQFKDSFGSEINSKFENKENIMDFARPTDKFSDREKPQLSTAFSLSKCSTSYPVKDSEHSFELSFQNKLENWEKEKEKEDIELDEFLFLEQAADEVSFSSNSSFVQRFLDRDQQISKGRRMSSTPVKAMPQQMNALDIINRNKKAEIILQGNKNDRAVTHTVLDLRASIRLRDQFNKTDSKIFQTSSTAASPTFRSTEWNVNEDKDDGSSVITTESEEELETTIKCSNEDAKKFILSIREDNPAFCDCTGPVKDLSKESKSRDVDLDLSDKDYSSDESNVLPNQSNSKVSESQRSVSCTNRNKVEFDDERTWTDLEENEIQHEVPQNDTIKVPPQTDYYNKSEMAAPDKTIKRKVASIKKGDDLPKQSVTDGDASAPPTSDLMMKLFPSLKPKQKPGCHARHETKSNVGQEEPGGDIVRSRVLREKLVELETEIERFRAENASLTKLREERESSLENLRREIADFEQQKTKELARIEEVKKEEMRKLQKDRKVFEKYSTAARAMPDKKERDEIQALKQQLADLQEDLKRREAKWSSTHGRLRNQIETLTKENTELREEIKIMERFRLEVWKKAEAAESNRKAESSGMNLKKAESISPSTRIQKKKFLSPVPQIEKSSKMNGKGYSPVKGKPSRRPKSAPVSDESNFDKTVMTLEDSSRTFMIDMSPTETCVPLESPFLVSTGSKEIQGEVNYPDGKVEKVLKNGCHLIFFPNGTRKEMSSDGKTITVTFFNGDVKQVMPDQRVIYYYADAQTTHTTYPDGLEVLHFSNGQIEKHYPDGRKEITFPDQTIKNLFMDGGEESIFPDGTIVRVQRDGSKTIEFNNGQRELHTPQFKRREYPDGTVKTVYANGHQETKYVCGRVRVKDKDGNVIMDTKL, translated from the exons ATGACTCAGCAAactactttggaggacagaaacATTGTTAAAGCGGACAGACCACAAATACAGCGGAAAACTGCACCTTTAAGCAAGGAACAGGTTTCTGAGAATTTTGCTGTGCAGTCTAAAAAATGTAACCGACCTGCTAAAATAACAAATGATTCTGTCTTCCCTGTTCAGAAGGCCATAGTACTCAAGAATcataatggaaaaaatatatcGCCACCAACAGCGACACTGCAGACTGAGAAGAATCTTGATGGGCAGTTCAAAGATTCTTTCGGATCAGAAATCAACAGcaaatttgaaaataaggaaaacataATGGATTTTGCCAGGCCTACTGACAAATTTTCAGATAGAGAAAAGCCTCAGCTGTCCACAGCTTTTTCTCTTTCCAAATGTTCTACAAGTTACCCTGTAAAAGATTCAGAACATTCTTTTGAACTTTCATTCCAAAATAAGTTGGAaaactgggaaaaagaaaaggaaaaagaggacaTAGAATTAGATGAATTTTTGTTTCTAGAACAGGCTGCTGATGAAGTATCTTTCTCGAGTAATTCCTCATTTGTACAAAGGTTCTTGGATCGAGATCAGCAAATTTCAAAAGGCCGTAGAATGTCTTCTACCCCTGTCAAAGCAATGCCACAGCAGATGAATGCACTAGATattataaatagaaataaaaaagcagaaattatcttacaaggaaataaaaatgacagAGCAGTTACACATACAGTCTTGGATTTGAGGGCATCTATTAGACTAAGGGATCAATTCAATAAAACAGATAGTAAAATATTTCAGACTTCTTCCACTGCGGCATCTCCAACTTTCAGAAGTACTGAATGGAATGTAAATGAAGATAAGGATGATGGAAGCAGTGTCATTACTACAGAGTCTGAGGAGGAACTTGAGACTACCATAAAATGTTCAAATGAGGATGCTAAAAAGTTCATTTTGAGTATCAGAGAAGATAATCCAGCATTCTGTGATTGCACAGGACCTGTCAAAGACCTCAGCAAAGAAAGCAAAAGTAGGGATGTTGATCTTGACTTATCAGACAAAGATTATAGTAGTGATGAATCCAATGTGCTACCAAATCAGAGTAATAGCAAAGTGTCTGAATCTCAAAGAAGTGTTTCATGTACAAATAGGAATAAGGTTGAGTTTGATGATGAAAGAACATGGACTGACCTTGAAGAAAATGAGATTCAGCATGAAGTACCCCAAAATGATACCATTAAAGTACCTCCACAAACTGACTATTACAATAAAAGTGAAATGGCTGCcccagataaaacaataaagagGAAGGTTGCTTCAATAAAGAAGGGAGATGATTTGCCCAAACAGAGTGTGACAGATGGTGATGCAAGTGCACCTCCCACATCAGACCTCATGATGAAACTCTTTCCTTCCCTGAAACCTAAACAGAAGCCAGGCTGTCATGCAAGGCATGAAACCAAATCAAATGTGGGACAAGAAGAACCAGGAG GAGACATTGTTCGATCCCGGGTACTAAGAGAGAAGCTTGTTGAATTGGAAACAGAAATTGAAAGATTCAGAGCTGAAAATGCATCTCTAACAAAACTCCGTGAAGAACGAGAGAGCTCCTTAGAAAATCTCAG GAGAGAAATAGCAGACTTTGAacagcagaaaacaaaagaaTTGGCTCGGATAGAAGAagttaaaaaagaagaaatgagAAAACTGCAAAAAGACCGtaaagtttttgaaaaatattccaCAGCAGCTAGAGCGATGCCAGATAAAAAGGAGCGTGATGAAATTCAG gCTTTAAAACAGCAGCTTGCAGATTTGCAGGAAGACTTAAAGCGAAGAGAAGCAAAATGGTCGTCTACTCATGGTCGCCTTAGAAACCAGATAGAAACCTTAACAAAGGAGAACACAGAGTTAAGAGAAGAGATCAAAATCATGGAAAGATTTCGTCTAGAAGTTTGGAAGAAAGCAGAAGCTGCTGAAAGTAACAGGAAGGCTGAAAGTTCTGGAATGAATTTGAAGAAAGCAGAATCTATA AGTCCATCAACTAgaattcaaaaaaaaaagtttctgtctCCAGTTCCTCAAATAGAAAAGAGTAGCAAGATGAATGGCAAAGGTTATTCACCAGTAAAAG GAAAGCCTTCTAGAAGACCTAAATCAGCACCTGTTAGTGATGAGAGTAACTTTGACAAGACAGTGATGACACTAGAAGATTCCTCTAGGACTTTTATGATA GACATGTCCCCTACTGAAACGTGTGTGCCATTAGAGTCCCCTTTTCTTGTGTCTACAGGTAGTAAAGAAATACAGGGAGAAGTTAACTATCCTGATGGAAAG GttgaaaaggttttaaaaaatggctgtCATCTTATATTTTTCCCTAATGGAACACGGAAAGAAATGAGTTCGGATGGAAAGACCATAACTGTAACATTCTTTAATGGGGATGTGAAACAAGTTATGCCTGATCAAAGAGTG ATTTACTATTATGCAGATGCCCAGACAACTCATACTACATACCCTGATGGGTTAGAAGTCTTACATTTCTCAAATGGACAAATAG AGAAGCATTACCCTGATGGAAGGAAAGAAATTACATTTCCTGACCAAACTATTAAGAATTTATTTAtggatgggggagaggaaagcATTTTTCCAGATGGCACTATTGTTCGTGTGCAGAG AGATGGAAGCAAAACTATAGAATTTAACAATGGCCAGAGAGAGCTGCATACGCCACAGTTCAAGAGACGTGAATATCCAGATGGCACTGTCAAGACTGTGTATGCGAATGGACACCAGGAAACAAAATATGTCTGTGGGAGAGTAAGAGTTAAGGACAAGGATGGTAATGTTATAATGGACACTAAGTTATAA
- the CENPJ gene encoding centromere protein J isoform X2 — MLYLVRANRSPLFHSLPSYKGVETSPSLLCTTGCWVYNVAAFHLVKKKPMLTLKDAPALWKAPKTDTVCDEVDDQNEADYSDPLLQKLEQLKEIQHKKQEQLKKQQMEQLQRLMEEQKKLLIMVSGHQGLPGESTWCPKQKMENSVGGEDSDADHLCSRNVDLSGSPNGRKCLQAANIEERPIKAGIQERKQTFEEFLEEQIRLEDRRLKQKEEQEEVGRSTFQKLQTKRPFLKRGEGLIRFTNAKSKVTKYKESKLMTQQTTLEDRNIVKADRPQIQRKTAPLSKEQVSENFAVQSKKCNRPAKITNDSVFPVQKAIVLKNHNGKNISPPTATLQTEKNLDGQFKDSFGSEINSKFENKENIMDFARPTDKFSDREKPQLSTAFSLSKCSTSYPVKDSEHSFELSFQNKLENWEKEKEKEDIELDEFLFLEQAADEVSFSSNSSFVQRFLDRDQQISKGRRMSSTPVKAMPQQMNALDIINRNKKAEIILQGNKNDRAVTHTVLDLRASIRLRDQFNKTDSKIFQTSSTAASPTFRSTEWNVNEDKDDGSSVITTESEEELETTIKCSNEDAKKFILSIREDNPAFCDCTGPVKDLSKESKSRDVDLDLSDKDYSSDESNVLPNQSNSKVSESQRSVSCTNRNKVEFDDERTWTDLEENEIQHEVPQNDTIKVPPQTDYYNKSEMAAPDKTIKRKVASIKKGDDLPKQSVTDGDASAPPTSDLMMKLFPSLKPKQKPGCHARHETKSNVGQEEPGGDIVRSRVLREKLVELETEIERFRAENASLTKLREERESSLENLRREIADFEQQKTKELARIEEVKKEEMRKLQKDRKVFEKYSTAARAMPDKKERDEIQALKQQLADLQEDLKRREAKWSSTHGRLRNQIETLTKENTELREEIKIMERFRLEVWKKAEAAESNRKAESSGMNLKKAESISPSTRIQKKKFLSPVPQIEKSSKMNGKGYSPVKGKPSRRPKSAPVSDESNFDKTVMTLEDSSRTFMIDMSPTETCVPLESPFLVSTGSKEIQGEVNYPDGKVEKVLKNGCHLIFFPNGTRKEMSSDGKTITVTFFNGDVKQVMPDQRVIYYYADAQTTHTTYPDGLEVLHFSNGQIEKHYPDGRKEITFPDQTIKNLFMDGGEESIFPDGTIVRVQRDGSKTIEFNNGQRELHTPQFKRREYPDGTVKTVYANGHQETKYVCGRVRVKDKDGNVIMDTKL, encoded by the exons ATGCTGTATCTAGTTCGTGCAAACCGGAGCCCATTGTTCCACTCTCTCCCCTCATACAAAGGTGTGGAGACAAGTCCCAGCCTGTTATGTACCACTGGTTGCTGGGTGTACAATG TTGCAGCATTTCATTTGGTCAAGAAAAAACCCATGTTAACACTTAAAGATGCTCCAGCTCTGTGGAAAGCCCCTAAAACTGACACTGTATGTGATGAGGTGGATGATCAGAATGAAGCAGATTACAGTGATCCACTTCTACAAAAGCTTGAACag CTAAAAGAAATACAACATAAGAAACAAGAACAGCTGAAGAAGCAACAGATGGAACAACTTCAAAGGCTTATGGAAGAGCAAAAGAAACTACTTATCATGGTATCTGGCCATCAAGGACTTCCTG GAGAAAGCACTTGGTGTCCAAAACAAAAGATGGAAAACTCTGTTGGAGGTGAAGACAGTGACGCTGATCATTTATGTTCAAGAAATGTAGATTTGTCTGGAAGTCCCAATGGAAGAAAATGCTTACAAGCAGCTAACATAGAGGAAAG GCCTATTaaagctgggattcaggagaggaAACAGACGTTTGAAGAATTCCTTGAAGAACAGATACGATTAGAAGACCGGCGCCTGAAGCAAAAAGAGGAGCAAGAG gaagTAGGAAGGTCAACCTTTCAGAAACTACAGACAAAACGACCCTTTCTGAAACGGGGAGAAGGCTTAATTAGGTTCACTAATGCCAAATCTAAAGTAACTAAGTATAAAGAAAGCAAACTGATGACTCAGCAAactactttggaggacagaaacATTGTTAAAGCGGACAGACCACAAATACAGCGGAAAACTGCACCTTTAAGCAAGGAACAGGTTTCTGAGAATTTTGCTGTGCAGTCTAAAAAATGTAACCGACCTGCTAAAATAACAAATGATTCTGTCTTCCCTGTTCAGAAGGCCATAGTACTCAAGAATcataatggaaaaaatatatcGCCACCAACAGCGACACTGCAGACTGAGAAGAATCTTGATGGGCAGTTCAAAGATTCTTTCGGATCAGAAATCAACAGcaaatttgaaaataaggaaaacataATGGATTTTGCCAGGCCTACTGACAAATTTTCAGATAGAGAAAAGCCTCAGCTGTCCACAGCTTTTTCTCTTTCCAAATGTTCTACAAGTTACCCTGTAAAAGATTCAGAACATTCTTTTGAACTTTCATTCCAAAATAAGTTGGAaaactgggaaaaagaaaaggaaaaagaggacaTAGAATTAGATGAATTTTTGTTTCTAGAACAGGCTGCTGATGAAGTATCTTTCTCGAGTAATTCCTCATTTGTACAAAGGTTCTTGGATCGAGATCAGCAAATTTCAAAAGGCCGTAGAATGTCTTCTACCCCTGTCAAAGCAATGCCACAGCAGATGAATGCACTAGATattataaatagaaataaaaaagcagaaattatcttacaaggaaataaaaatgacagAGCAGTTACACATACAGTCTTGGATTTGAGGGCATCTATTAGACTAAGGGATCAATTCAATAAAACAGATAGTAAAATATTTCAGACTTCTTCCACTGCGGCATCTCCAACTTTCAGAAGTACTGAATGGAATGTAAATGAAGATAAGGATGATGGAAGCAGTGTCATTACTACAGAGTCTGAGGAGGAACTTGAGACTACCATAAAATGTTCAAATGAGGATGCTAAAAAGTTCATTTTGAGTATCAGAGAAGATAATCCAGCATTCTGTGATTGCACAGGACCTGTCAAAGACCTCAGCAAAGAAAGCAAAAGTAGGGATGTTGATCTTGACTTATCAGACAAAGATTATAGTAGTGATGAATCCAATGTGCTACCAAATCAGAGTAATAGCAAAGTGTCTGAATCTCAAAGAAGTGTTTCATGTACAAATAGGAATAAGGTTGAGTTTGATGATGAAAGAACATGGACTGACCTTGAAGAAAATGAGATTCAGCATGAAGTACCCCAAAATGATACCATTAAAGTACCTCCACAAACTGACTATTACAATAAAAGTGAAATGGCTGCcccagataaaacaataaagagGAAGGTTGCTTCAATAAAGAAGGGAGATGATTTGCCCAAACAGAGTGTGACAGATGGTGATGCAAGTGCACCTCCCACATCAGACCTCATGATGAAACTCTTTCCTTCCCTGAAACCTAAACAGAAGCCAGGCTGTCATGCAAGGCATGAAACCAAATCAAATGTGGGACAAGAAGAACCAGGAG GAGACATTGTTCGATCCCGGGTACTAAGAGAGAAGCTTGTTGAATTGGAAACAGAAATTGAAAGATTCAGAGCTGAAAATGCATCTCTAACAAAACTCCGTGAAGAACGAGAGAGCTCCTTAGAAAATCTCAG GAGAGAAATAGCAGACTTTGAacagcagaaaacaaaagaaTTGGCTCGGATAGAAGAagttaaaaaagaagaaatgagAAAACTGCAAAAAGACCGtaaagtttttgaaaaatattccaCAGCAGCTAGAGCGATGCCAGATAAAAAGGAGCGTGATGAAATTCAG gCTTTAAAACAGCAGCTTGCAGATTTGCAGGAAGACTTAAAGCGAAGAGAAGCAAAATGGTCGTCTACTCATGGTCGCCTTAGAAACCAGATAGAAACCTTAACAAAGGAGAACACAGAGTTAAGAGAAGAGATCAAAATCATGGAAAGATTTCGTCTAGAAGTTTGGAAGAAAGCAGAAGCTGCTGAAAGTAACAGGAAGGCTGAAAGTTCTGGAATGAATTTGAAGAAAGCAGAATCTATA AGTCCATCAACTAgaattcaaaaaaaaaagtttctgtctCCAGTTCCTCAAATAGAAAAGAGTAGCAAGATGAATGGCAAAGGTTATTCACCAGTAAAAG GAAAGCCTTCTAGAAGACCTAAATCAGCACCTGTTAGTGATGAGAGTAACTTTGACAAGACAGTGATGACACTAGAAGATTCCTCTAGGACTTTTATGATA GACATGTCCCCTACTGAAACGTGTGTGCCATTAGAGTCCCCTTTTCTTGTGTCTACAGGTAGTAAAGAAATACAGGGAGAAGTTAACTATCCTGATGGAAAG GttgaaaaggttttaaaaaatggctgtCATCTTATATTTTTCCCTAATGGAACACGGAAAGAAATGAGTTCGGATGGAAAGACCATAACTGTAACATTCTTTAATGGGGATGTGAAACAAGTTATGCCTGATCAAAGAGTG ATTTACTATTATGCAGATGCCCAGACAACTCATACTACATACCCTGATGGGTTAGAAGTCTTACATTTCTCAAATGGACAAATAG AGAAGCATTACCCTGATGGAAGGAAAGAAATTACATTTCCTGACCAAACTATTAAGAATTTATTTAtggatgggggagaggaaagcATTTTTCCAGATGGCACTATTGTTCGTGTGCAGAG AGATGGAAGCAAAACTATAGAATTTAACAATGGCCAGAGAGAGCTGCATACGCCACAGTTCAAGAGACGTGAATATCCAGATGGCACTGTCAAGACTGTGTATGCGAATGGACACCAGGAAACAAAATATGTCTGTGGGAGAGTAAGAGTTAAGGACAAGGATGGTAATGTTATAATGGACACTAAGTTATAA